The Ornithinimicrobium faecis genome includes a window with the following:
- a CDS encoding DEAD/DEAH box helicase: MGETPTVKTRSLPVSQDFARLGVPAPLCDHLAKQGITTPTPIQAATLPDSLAGRDVLGRGRTGSGKSYAFLLPMVTRLMGSGRRRTPKRPRALILAPTRELVGQLETALAPLAQIAGLKTMTIFGGVGQNPQVRALAAGVDVVVACPGRLEDLMGQGHITLDNIEITILDEADHMADLGFLPGVKRIMDKTPRDGQRMLFSATLDAGVNVIVKRFLHNPVTHEADSEQSPVDAMSHHVLHVSNEGHLKVLLDLTAAPGRTVVFTRTKHRAKKLARQLNSSGVPAVELHGNLSQNARTRTMDAFHSGAAQTLVATDIAARGIHVDDVALVIHADPPVEHKAYLHRSGRTARAGNSGTVITLMTDDQVRDVRDLTRKAGIKPTTTRVDQSHPLLADLAPGERVYAGAFVPPVPAGGQQNGQRNGGGQGGGRGQGGGGQRGRGQGGGGQRGRGQGGGGRSQGGSGRSGGRSGGPSGGARSGSGRSGGSQRSGSAVRYSSSSGGSAAAFSAGSRGGGRSR, encoded by the coding sequence ATGGGTGAGACACCAACTGTGAAGACTCGGAGTCTCCCTGTGTCCCAAGATTTTGCGCGCCTCGGCGTGCCCGCCCCGCTGTGCGACCACCTCGCGAAGCAGGGCATCACCACCCCCACCCCGATCCAGGCCGCGACGCTGCCTGACAGCCTCGCCGGCCGCGATGTGCTCGGCCGTGGCCGCACCGGCTCGGGCAAGAGCTATGCCTTCCTCCTGCCGATGGTCACCCGCCTGATGGGCTCGGGTCGTCGCCGCACCCCCAAGCGCCCCCGCGCCCTGATCCTCGCGCCGACCCGTGAGCTCGTCGGTCAGCTTGAGACCGCCCTGGCGCCGCTGGCCCAGATTGCCGGGCTGAAGACCATGACGATCTTCGGCGGCGTCGGCCAGAACCCGCAGGTCCGTGCCCTGGCCGCCGGTGTCGACGTGGTCGTCGCCTGCCCGGGACGCCTCGAGGACCTGATGGGCCAGGGCCACATCACCCTGGACAACATCGAGATCACCATCCTCGACGAGGCCGACCACATGGCCGACCTGGGCTTCCTGCCCGGGGTCAAGCGCATCATGGACAAGACGCCCCGTGACGGTCAGCGCATGCTGTTCTCCGCCACCCTGGACGCCGGCGTCAACGTCATCGTCAAGCGCTTCCTGCACAACCCCGTCACCCACGAGGCTGACTCGGAGCAGTCGCCGGTCGACGCGATGAGCCACCACGTGCTGCACGTCAGCAACGAGGGTCACCTGAAGGTGCTGCTCGACCTCACGGCGGCCCCGGGCCGCACGGTCGTCTTCACCCGCACCAAGCACCGCGCCAAGAAGCTGGCCCGCCAGCTCAACTCCTCCGGTGTCCCCGCCGTCGAGCTGCACGGCAACCTGAGCCAGAACGCCCGCACCCGCACGATGGACGCCTTCCACAGCGGTGCCGCGCAGACCCTCGTGGCCACCGACATCGCGGCCCGCGGCATCCACGTCGACGACGTTGCACTCGTCATCCACGCCGACCCGCCCGTCGAGCACAAGGCCTATCTGCACCGCTCGGGTCGCACGGCGCGCGCCGGCAACTCGGGCACGGTCATCACGCTGATGACCGACGACCAGGTCCGCGACGTGCGTGACCTGACGCGCAAGGCCGGCATCAAGCCGACCACCACCCGGGTCGACCAGTCGCACCCGTTGCTGGCAGACCTGGCTCCGGGCGAGCGGGTGTATGCCGGGGCGTTCGTTCCGCCGGTCCCCGCCGGTGGGCAGCAGAACGGCCAGCGCAACGGCGGGGGTCAGGGCGGCGGTCGTGGTCAGGGCGGCGGCGGCCAGCGCGGTCGCGGTCAGGGTGGCGGTGGCCAGCGCGGCCGTGGTCAGGGTGGCGGAGGACGCTCGCAGGGCGGCAGTGGTCGCTCTGGTGGGCGGTCCGGTGGACCGTCCGGCGGTGCTCGCTCCGGCTCCGGTCGCTCCGGCGGCAGCCAGCGCTCCGGCTCGGCCGTGCGCTATTCCAGCAGCTCCGGTGGCAGCGCTGCGGCGTTCTCCGCCGGCTCGCGCGGCGGCGGCCGCAGCCGCTGA
- a CDS encoding cell wall-binding repeat-containing protein → MTLSHRRWRRGPLAAIAAASLVASGAAMSTTAAQADPEDGTQSDSPVAAPAADEAERISGDDRYATAAAVAAEYPDGADVVYVASGENYADALSARDEAGAEAGPAPSGDNLWNEGQDGGNAAPVLLTKVDHVPAATKAALEDLAPSQIIVVGGADVVSEATYEELGATERLDGDNRYETAAAIAERWPEGTPTVFLASGENYPDALSGGAVATRANAPILLTRSDHLPAATKAALEALKPSSVVILGQQIAVDGDVEAAVAEVVEDTRRVGGANRYETARLLAERYEKDVDRAFLATGTEFPDALTGSSLAGFEGAPLVLSRAGSLPQASAAALNTVSPQGVALLGGPQAVSPAAENQINKSLPAWANTLNVQMLSFNDYHGHLEAEEDQTLSEEHDPDQHVVGGVEFLSAKLNELRVGSADDQSLTVAAGDLIGGSTFLSGLFHDEPAVESLNVLDLDVSSVGNHEFDEGVTELQRIVNGGCHDDGCYDVEYLDGGENNEFAGTDYDYLAANVVNKSDGENVEHLPGTTIREIDGVQVGFIGMTLEATPSLVSPGGIQDVNFLDEVETANAEAAALQAEGVESIVVLLHEGGENTGNYNECVGVSNPIMEINKGLDASIDAVVTGHTHQPYVCTVADPDGAPRLLTSAAQYGGVVTASNLPIDRTTGDVIREGLAAANHLVVREDLVPDAAETAILDKWAELADDQAGQHVGSVSEPITGDSNTDRDKVTPMANLIADSILAGTSAEADGGAEIAFMNVGGVRSEFLMAPKYDEAEGEITYAEAYDVAPFGNLLVSIDMTGAQIDAVLEQQTQPEGSSRPILALGVSEGFSYTWDGDAPAGEQASNLTLNGVPLEMDPESDVTYRVATLSFLQEGGDNFTAFTDGTNLQGGPEDLANLVDYLGDNEGLTAPECRVEGLCWEGAYPPAE, encoded by the coding sequence ATGACCCTTTCCCACCGCCGGTGGCGACGCGGCCCACTCGCCGCGATCGCAGCCGCGTCGTTGGTGGCCAGTGGCGCTGCCATGAGCACCACGGCCGCCCAGGCCGACCCCGAGGACGGCACGCAGTCCGACAGCCCCGTGGCAGCCCCTGCTGCCGATGAGGCCGAGCGCATCAGCGGCGACGACCGCTATGCCACCGCCGCCGCGGTCGCAGCCGAATACCCTGACGGCGCGGACGTGGTCTACGTCGCGTCCGGCGAGAACTACGCCGACGCGCTGAGCGCACGTGACGAAGCCGGCGCCGAGGCCGGCCCCGCCCCGTCGGGTGACAACCTGTGGAACGAGGGTCAGGACGGTGGCAACGCCGCGCCGGTCCTGCTCACCAAGGTGGACCACGTCCCCGCCGCGACCAAGGCCGCGCTGGAGGACCTCGCACCGTCCCAGATCATCGTGGTCGGCGGTGCCGACGTCGTCAGCGAAGCCACTTATGAGGAGCTGGGCGCCACCGAGCGCCTCGACGGTGACAACCGCTACGAGACCGCCGCCGCCATCGCGGAGCGCTGGCCGGAGGGCACCCCGACCGTCTTCCTGGCCTCGGGTGAGAACTATCCGGACGCCCTGTCCGGTGGTGCTGTCGCGACCCGCGCCAACGCGCCGATCCTGCTGACCAGGTCAGACCACCTCCCGGCTGCCACCAAGGCCGCGCTGGAGGCTCTCAAGCCGTCCTCGGTCGTCATCCTGGGTCAGCAGATTGCGGTCGACGGCGACGTCGAGGCAGCTGTCGCCGAGGTCGTGGAGGACACTCGCCGCGTCGGTGGCGCGAACCGCTACGAGACCGCCCGACTGCTCGCCGAGCGCTATGAGAAGGACGTCGACCGGGCCTTCCTGGCCACCGGCACCGAGTTCCCGGACGCCCTCACCGGCTCCAGCCTGGCTGGCTTCGAGGGGGCACCCCTGGTGCTCTCCCGCGCTGGCTCGCTGCCGCAGGCTTCGGCTGCTGCGCTGAACACGGTGTCCCCGCAGGGTGTCGCCCTGCTGGGTGGCCCGCAGGCCGTCAGCCCCGCCGCTGAGAACCAGATCAACAAGAGCCTCCCGGCCTGGGCCAACACGCTCAACGTGCAGATGCTGTCGTTCAACGACTACCACGGTCACCTTGAGGCTGAGGAGGACCAGACCCTGTCCGAGGAGCACGACCCCGACCAGCACGTCGTTGGCGGTGTCGAGTTCCTCTCGGCCAAGCTCAACGAGTTGCGCGTGGGCTCTGCCGACGACCAGTCCCTGACGGTTGCCGCCGGTGACCTGATCGGCGGTTCGACCTTCCTGTCCGGTCTGTTCCACGATGAGCCTGCGGTCGAGAGCCTCAACGTGCTCGACCTGGATGTCTCATCGGTCGGCAACCACGAGTTCGACGAGGGCGTCACCGAGCTGCAGCGCATCGTCAACGGTGGCTGCCACGACGACGGCTGCTACGACGTGGAGTACCTAGACGGCGGCGAGAACAATGAATTCGCCGGCACCGACTACGACTACCTCGCCGCCAACGTGGTCAACAAGTCCGACGGTGAGAACGTCGAGCACCTGCCCGGCACCACGATCCGCGAGATTGACGGTGTCCAGGTCGGCTTCATCGGCATGACGCTGGAGGCGACCCCGTCCCTGGTCAGCCCGGGTGGCATCCAGGATGTCAACTTCCTCGACGAGGTCGAGACGGCCAACGCCGAGGCCGCCGCCCTGCAGGCGGAAGGCGTAGAGTCAATCGTCGTGCTGCTGCACGAGGGCGGCGAGAACACCGGCAACTACAACGAGTGTGTCGGCGTCTCCAACCCGATCATGGAGATCAACAAGGGTCTGGACGCCTCGATCGACGCCGTGGTCACGGGTCACACCCACCAGCCCTACGTGTGCACGGTGGCGGACCCCGACGGCGCGCCCCGCCTGTTGACCTCCGCCGCGCAGTATGGCGGCGTGGTCACTGCGTCCAACCTGCCGATCGACCGCACCACTGGTGACGTGATCCGCGAGGGTCTGGCAGCGGCCAACCACCTGGTTGTCCGCGAGGACCTCGTGCCCGACGCGGCCGAGACCGCCATCCTGGACAAGTGGGCCGAGCTGGCCGACGACCAGGCCGGGCAGCACGTTGGCTCTGTGTCGGAGCCCATCACGGGTGACTCCAACACCGACCGCGACAAGGTGACGCCGATGGCCAACCTGATCGCCGACTCCATCCTGGCCGGCACTTCTGCCGAGGCGGACGGTGGCGCCGAGATCGCCTTCATGAACGTCGGTGGCGTCCGCTCCGAGTTCCTGATGGCCCCGAAGTATGACGAGGCCGAGGGTGAGATCACCTACGCTGAGGCCTACGACGTCGCGCCGTTCGGCAACCTGCTGGTCAGCATCGACATGACCGGCGCCCAGATCGACGCGGTCCTGGAGCAGCAGACCCAGCCGGAGGGCAGCAGCCGTCCGATCCTGGCACTCGGTGTCTCCGAAGGCTTCAGCTACACCTGGGACGGCGATGCGCCGGCCGGCGAGCAGGCAAGCAATCTGACGCTCAACGGCGTCCCGCTGGAGATGGACCCAGAGTCGGACGTCACCTACCGCGTTGCGACGCTGTCCTTCCTGCAGGAGGGTGGCGACAACTTCACGGCCTTCACCGACGGCACCAACCTGCAGGGTGGCCCGGAGGACCTGGCCAACCTGGTGGACTACCTCGGCGACAACGAGGGCCTGACCGCCCCCGAGTGCCGCGTCGAGGGTCTGTGCTGGGAAGGGGCCTATCCCCCGGCAGAGTGA
- a CDS encoding TetR/AcrR family transcriptional regulator, translating into MNQARDGRTRIAEAVWRTVERDGVAGASVRAVASEAGVTGGTVQYHFSTHARMLHFAMELLADRFTQRLVETPRTGEVADWTRAILLEMLPLSEDRQREFRVWLAFTTHAHTDPQLAALKESFAERLRELYQRLCDARRAAGLAGDDPLPVVDLADDPGVAILQAVIDGLALQLAELSPAEASVRGPRLLDHYLSAR; encoded by the coding sequence GTGAATCAGGCAAGAGACGGACGGACGCGCATTGCCGAGGCCGTGTGGCGCACGGTGGAGCGTGACGGGGTGGCGGGGGCCAGCGTGCGGGCAGTCGCGAGCGAGGCGGGCGTGACGGGCGGAACGGTGCAATACCACTTCTCGACACACGCGCGGATGCTGCACTTCGCGATGGAACTCCTGGCCGACCGCTTCACGCAACGACTGGTGGAGACACCCCGGACGGGCGAGGTCGCGGACTGGACGCGGGCGATCCTGTTGGAAATGCTCCCCCTCAGCGAGGATCGCCAGCGCGAGTTCAGGGTGTGGCTCGCCTTCACGACACACGCCCACACCGATCCCCAGTTGGCTGCGCTCAAGGAGTCCTTCGCCGAGCGGCTGCGCGAGCTCTACCAGCGTCTCTGCGACGCCCGTCGGGCCGCCGGTCTCGCGGGGGATGATCCACTTCCCGTGGTCGACCTGGCCGACGATCCCGGTGTCGCGATCCTGCAGGCCGTGATCGACGGGCTCGCTCTGCAATTGGCCGAGCTGTCCCCCGCGGAGGCCTCTGTCCGAGGGCCACGCCTCCTCGACCACTACCTGAGCGCGAGGTAG
- a CDS encoding HXXEE domain-containing protein yields the protein MTIQSYGAVDPPLAPDSQTTRIDDDTTHQRPWLLWALVVGGLALHNVEEGLFGLTRWMAGHPWLPGRVLHGDGAQFAIALVLVTTVVLLVAVVAVTTRARWGVGALASIAYAFLINGGSHVVLSVTSWSLMPGTVSGALVLVPIGLLTLRSLPSVPWSRASVVATVGAALGLVVGSLVLAAALAPVLGVR from the coding sequence ATGACCATACAATCGTATGGGGCAGTTGATCCGCCGCTCGCCCCGGACTCCCAGACCACTCGCATCGACGACGACACCACCCACCAGCGACCCTGGTTGCTCTGGGCTCTGGTGGTCGGCGGCCTCGCACTCCACAACGTCGAGGAGGGTCTGTTCGGTCTGACCCGCTGGATGGCCGGCCACCCGTGGCTGCCAGGCCGGGTGCTGCACGGTGACGGGGCTCAGTTCGCGATCGCCCTCGTCCTGGTGACGACGGTGGTGCTCCTCGTCGCTGTTGTCGCCGTGACGACCCGCGCACGGTGGGGCGTCGGGGCGCTTGCCAGCATCGCCTACGCGTTCCTGATCAACGGCGGCAGCCACGTTGTGCTGAGCGTGACCTCCTGGAGCCTGATGCCAGGGACCGTCAGCGGCGCCCTGGTGCTGGTGCCCATCGGCCTGCTGACCCTGCGCTCGCTGCCCTCTGTGCCGTGGTCGAGGGCGTCGGTGGTGGCGACGGTGGGGGCTGCACTGGGTCTGGTCGTGGGCTCACTGGTGCTGGCTGCAGCCCTCGCCCCGGTCCTCGGTGTGCGCTGA